The following coding sequences are from one bacterium window:
- the coaD gene encoding pantetheine-phosphate adenylyltransferase, producing the protein MNAKPDDLLAGAPNPKRSIAVYPGSFDPLTYGHLDIIERALAIFSPLIVAVVDNPNKRPFFSVSERVAMLEEIGGNYPGQVVIKEFSGLLVDFLRREQAAFIIRGLRAVSDFEHEFMMAIMNRKLAPEIDTIFLMTNEEHFYLSSSSVKEVAKLGGDLKGLVPPVVEQKLKEKYGKGGTE; encoded by the coding sequence ATGAACGCGAAACCCGATGACCTGCTAGCGGGTGCCCCAAACCCGAAACGTAGTATAGCTGTTTACCCTGGTAGTTTTGATCCTCTGACTTATGGCCATTTAGATATCATTGAACGGGCGCTGGCTATCTTTTCACCTTTGATCGTGGCGGTAGTTGACAATCCTAACAAGCGGCCTTTTTTCTCTGTTTCAGAAAGGGTGGCTATGTTGGAAGAAATAGGGGGCAATTATCCCGGACAGGTGGTCATTAAAGAATTTAGCGGGTTACTGGTCGATTTTCTGAGGAGAGAGCAGGCCGCCTTTATTATTCGTGGACTGAGGGCAGTTTCGGATTTTGAACATGAATTTATGATGGCCATTATGAACCGTAAGTTGGCGCCGGAGATAGATACTATCTTTTTGATGACCAACGAAGAACATTTTTATCTCTCTTCCAGCAGCGTCAAAGAGGTGGCCAAGTTGGGCGGAGATTTAAAAGGATTGGTACCTCCGGTGGTGGAACAGAAGTTGAAAGAAAAATACGGGAAGGGAGGAACGGAATAA